In Campylobacter sp. RM16189, a genomic segment contains:
- the rplM gene encoding 50S ribosomal protein L13: protein MTQITKPNEVKRDWIVLDAEGKRFGRLLTEVATILRGKNKPNFTPNVDCGDYVIIINASKVEFTGNNKAEDKLYYRHSGYFGSTKSEKFGDLVANKPEKLFKLAVRGMLPKTKLGREMIKKLKVYAGSEHPHTAQIAKKEGK from the coding sequence ATGACACAAATAACAAAGCCAAACGAGGTTAAACGAGATTGGATTGTCCTTGATGCGGAAGGCAAGCGTTTTGGTAGATTGCTAACCGAAGTTGCGACAATACTTCGTGGCAAAAATAAACCAAATTTTACTCCAAACGTTGATTGTGGAGATTATGTTATCATCATCAACGCTTCAAAAGTAGAATTTACAGGAAATAACAAAGCCGAAGATAAGCTATACTACAGACATTCTGGCTATTTCGGAAGTACAAAAAGTGAGAAATTTGGTGATTTGGTAGCCAATAAACCTGAAAAGCTATTTAAGCTTGCAGTTCGCGGAATGCTTCCAAAGACAAAACTTGGTAGAGAGATGATAAAAAAACTAAAAGTTTATGCGGGTAGCGAACATCCTCATACAGCTCAAATCGCTAAAAAAGAAGGAAAATAA
- the rpsI gene encoding 30S ribosomal protein S9 codes for MAKVYATGKRKTAVAKVWIKSGSGKIVVNGMDLNSWLGGHEAIKLKVVQPLLVTKQESLVDVTATTLGGGYSAQAEALRHGISRALAAMDGDFRAVLKPKGLLTRDSRVVERKKFGKRKARRSPQFSKR; via the coding sequence ATGGCAAAAGTTTATGCAACTGGTAAAAGAAAAACTGCTGTCGCTAAAGTTTGGATAAAGTCAGGAAGCGGCAAAATCGTAGTAAATGGAATGGATCTAAATAGCTGGCTTGGCGGACATGAGGCTATCAAGCTAAAGGTTGTTCAACCTCTTCTAGTTACTAAGCAAGAGAGCCTTGTAGATGTGACTGCTACTACTTTGGGTGGTGGATATTCAGCTCAAGCTGAGGCTTTAAGACACGGAATTTCACGTGCTTTAGCTGCAATGGACGGTGATTTTAGAGCAGTTCTTAAACCAAAAGGCTTATTAACTCGTGACTCTCGTGTGGTTGAGCGTAAGAAATTTGGTAAGAGAAAAGCAAGACGTAGTCCGCAATTCTCTAAACGTTAA